Proteins from a genomic interval of Diospyros lotus cultivar Yz01 chromosome 6, ASM1463336v1, whole genome shotgun sequence:
- the LOC127803735 gene encoding norbelladine synthase-like, which yields LLLENQLLGVIGKEIPGILAFGEEERNSSRGAKARRRRRGEANVVLQKLSHLINKIDILEGDDSVGTILGLQFPPGTPGFTYYKEKFTKIDDEKRAKEAEVIEGGYLDLGFTLYRVRFEVIEKSEDCCITKATIEYDLKEEAAVNASIISIQSLVMIMETAADYLTVNDED from the exons CTTTTGCTGGAAAATCAATTATTAGGGGTGattggaaaagaaattccaGGCATTTTGGCatttggggaagaagaaagaaacagcaGCAGAGGAGCCAAAGCACGAAGGAGGAGAAGAGGGGAAGCCAACGTCGTCCTGCAGAAACTCAGCCATCTCATCAACAAAATCGACATCCTAGAAGGTGACGACAGCGTCGGCACTATTCTCGGCCTCCAATTTCCACCAG GGACGCCGGGGTTTACGTATTACAAGGAGAAGTTTACGAAGATCGACGATGAGAAGCGAGCGAAGGAAGCGGAGGTGATCGAAGGAGGGTATCTGGATTTAGGGTTCACGTTGTATCGAGTTCGATTTGAAGTGATTGAGAAGAGCGAAGATTGCTGCATCACGAAAGCCACCATCGAGTATGATTTGAAGGAAGAAGCTGCGGTGAACGCTTCCATCATCAGCATCCAGTCGCTGGTGATGATTATGGAAACCGCCGCCGATTATCTCACCGTCAACGACGAAGATTGA
- the LOC127803224 gene encoding serine/threonine-protein kinase SRK2E isoform X2 codes for MERSPNAVGTGMDMPIMHDSDRYEFIRDIGSGKFGVARLMRDRRTSELVAVKYIERGHKIDENVRREIINHRSLRHPNIVRFKEVILTPTHLAIVMEYAAGGELFDRIRKAERFSEDEARFFFQQLISGVSYCHSMQVCHRDLKLENTLLDGSPAPRLKICDFGYSKSSVLHSQPKSAVGTPAYIAPEVLLRQPQNYDGKRITMPEIRNHVWFLKNLPIELTQENTMNNQYEEPDQPVQSINAIMQIISEATIPPVGLYDMYMDDDDTEDLDSDPDLDADSSGEVIYAM; via the exons ATGGAGCGGTCGCCGAACGCAGTGGGGACTGGCATGGACATGCCGATCATGCACGATAGCGACCGATACGAATTCATCCGAGACATCGGCTCCGGCAAATTCGGCGTCGCCAGGCTTATGCGAGACAGGCGAACCAGTGAGCTCGTCGCCGTCAAGTACATCGAGCGTGGGCATAAG ATAGATGAAAATGTTCGAAGGGAAATTATAAATCATAGGTCTCTGAGGCACCCCAACATTGTTCGGTTTAAGGag GTCATACTGACACCAACCCATCTGGCTATTGTGATGGAGTATGCAGCTGGGGGAGAACTTTTTGATCGAATTCGCAAGGCAGAACGTTTCAGTGAGGATGAG GCTCGCTTTTTCTTTCAACAGCTAATATCTGGAGTCAGCTATTGCCACTCAATG CAAGTATGTCATCGGGATTTGAAGTTGGAAAATACTTTGTTGGATGGCAGTCCTGCTCCTCGCTTGAAGATATGTGATTTTGGGTACTCAAAG TCTTCTGTGTTGCACTCACAACCCAAATCAGCAGTTGGAACTCCTGCATACATTGCTCCAGAAGTGTTACTTAGGCAGCCACAGAATTATGATGGAAAG AGAATTACCATGCCTGAGATAAGGAACCATGTGTGGTTTCTAAAGAACCTCCCCATAGAGCTCACGCAGGAAAACACAATGAACAACCAGTACGAAGAGCCTGATCAACCTGTTCAGAGCATTAATGCGATCATGCAAATAATATCCGAGGCCACCATACCGCCAGTGGGACTGTATGACATGTACATGGACGATGATGACACGGAAGATTTAGACTCTGATCCTGATCTCGATGCTGACAGCAGTGGAGAGGTCATCTATGCAATGTGA
- the LOC127803224 gene encoding serine/threonine-protein kinase SAPK8 isoform X1, whose translation MERSPNAVGTGMDMPIMHDSDRYEFIRDIGSGKFGVARLMRDRRTSELVAVKYIERGHKIDENVRREIINHRSLRHPNIVRFKEVILTPTHLAIVMEYAAGGELFDRIRKAERFSEDEARFFFQQLISGVSYCHSMQVCHRDLKLENTLLDGSPAPRLKICDFGYSKSSVLHSQPKSAVGTPAYIAPEVLLRQPQNYDGKIADVWSCGVTLYVMLVGAYPFEDPEEPRDIRRTINRIVQVQYLIPADIQISPECRHLISRIFVADPKERITMPEIRNHVWFLKNLPIELTQENTMNNQYEEPDQPVQSINAIMQIISEATIPPVGLYDMYMDDDDTEDLDSDPDLDADSSGEVIYAM comes from the exons ATGGAGCGGTCGCCGAACGCAGTGGGGACTGGCATGGACATGCCGATCATGCACGATAGCGACCGATACGAATTCATCCGAGACATCGGCTCCGGCAAATTCGGCGTCGCCAGGCTTATGCGAGACAGGCGAACCAGTGAGCTCGTCGCCGTCAAGTACATCGAGCGTGGGCATAAG ATAGATGAAAATGTTCGAAGGGAAATTATAAATCATAGGTCTCTGAGGCACCCCAACATTGTTCGGTTTAAGGag GTCATACTGACACCAACCCATCTGGCTATTGTGATGGAGTATGCAGCTGGGGGAGAACTTTTTGATCGAATTCGCAAGGCAGAACGTTTCAGTGAGGATGAG GCTCGCTTTTTCTTTCAACAGCTAATATCTGGAGTCAGCTATTGCCACTCAATG CAAGTATGTCATCGGGATTTGAAGTTGGAAAATACTTTGTTGGATGGCAGTCCTGCTCCTCGCTTGAAGATATGTGATTTTGGGTACTCAAAG TCTTCTGTGTTGCACTCACAACCCAAATCAGCAGTTGGAACTCCTGCATACATTGCTCCAGAAGTGTTACTTAGGCAGCCACAGAATTATGATGGAAAG ATTGCGGATGTATGGTCTTGTGGGGTGACATTGTATGTCATGCTGGTTGGTGCATATCCTTTTGAGGACCCTGAGGAACCAAGGGACATCCGAAGGACAATAAAT AGAATTGTTCAGGTCCAGTATTTAATCCCAGCCGATATTCAAATATCTCCTGAATGCCGACACCTAATCTCAAGGATATTTGTTGCAGATCCCAAGGAG AGAATTACCATGCCTGAGATAAGGAACCATGTGTGGTTTCTAAAGAACCTCCCCATAGAGCTCACGCAGGAAAACACAATGAACAACCAGTACGAAGAGCCTGATCAACCTGTTCAGAGCATTAATGCGATCATGCAAATAATATCCGAGGCCACCATACCGCCAGTGGGACTGTATGACATGTACATGGACGATGATGACACGGAAGATTTAGACTCTGATCCTGATCTCGATGCTGACAGCAGTGGAGAGGTCATCTATGCAATGTGA
- the LOC127804563 gene encoding pentatricopeptide repeat-containing protein At4g37170: MSVCQFHLQKLRKFIFSRPTSLHLNKTFASFSSPQTQLNRKAPIQNFFFKSNDKDGFIIQLCRENKFNEAIGILCQRKHLREAIEILEIADRPSAATYSALLQLCSQQRALTEGKRVHGHIKHSGFVPGILVSNRLLEMYCRCESFLDAQNLFEEMGERDLCSWNIMISGHAKSRLLKEARDLFDSMPERDNFSWTAMISGYVRDNKPKDALELYRVMQVHENFKCNKFTVSTSLSASAAIQSLSLGKEIHGHIMRTGLDSDAVVWSSLCDMYGKCGSIDEARHIFDKTSDRDVVSWTAMIDRYFEVGRKEEGFALFSDLLKSGIRPNEYTFSGVLNACADQTEEELGKQVHGYMTRIGFDPFSFAASALVHMYSKCGNIENAKKVFHGMPHPDLVSWTSLINGHAQNGQPYDALQLFESLLKSGTEPDHVTFVGVLSACTHAGLVEKGLEYFHSIKKKHRLTHTADHYACVIDLLSRSGRFKEAEDMINQMPMKPDKFLWASLLGGCRIHGNLELAKRAAEALFEIEPGNAATYVTLANICATAGKWDEVEKIRRSMDDRMVVKKPGLSWIEIKRKVHVFLVGDSSHPKSKEIHDFLGELSKRMKEEGYVPHTVYVLHDVEEEQKEQNLSYHSEKLAVAFGIIATPPGTPIKVFKNLRTCVDCHTAIKFISKIAERKIIVRDSHRFHYFEAGICSCKDYW, encoded by the coding sequence ATGAGTGTCTGTCAGTTTCATCTCCAGAAGTTGAGGAAATTCATCTTCTCTCGTCCTACATCCCTTCATCTGAACAAGACTTTCGCTTCCTTCTCTTCCCCCCAAACTCAACTGAATCGCAAAGCACCGATCcaaaattttttcttcaaatccaACGACAAAGACGGTTTCATAATCCAGCTATGCCGAGAAAATAAGTTCAACGAAGCAATTGGCATTCTTTGTCAACGGAAGCATTTGAGAGAGGCCATTGAAATACTGGAGATTGCCGATCGTCCTTCCGCGGCAACATACTCGGCCCTCTTACAGCTCTGCTCACAACAGCGAGCTCTGACTGAGGGAAAAAGGGTTCACGGGCACATTAAACATTCGGGTTTTGTTCCGGGGATTTTGGTTTCCAATCGCCTTCTTGAAATGTACTGCCGGTGCGAGAGCTTTTTGGATGCCCAGAATCTGTTTGAGGAAATGGGTGAAAGGGACTTGTGCTCTTGGAATATAATGATATCTGGGCACGCGAAATCCAGGCTGCTTAAAGAAGCCAGGGATTTGTTTGATTCAATGCCTGAAAGAGATAATTTTTCTTGGACTGCGATGATTTCGGGTTATGTTCGGGACAATAAGCCTAAGGATGCATTAGAGTTGTACAGGGTTATGCAAGTGCACGAGAACTTTAAATGCAATAAGTTTACTGTTTCTACTTCTCTTTCTGCTTCTGCTGCCATCCAGTCTTTGAGTCTAGGAAAGGAGATTCATGGTCATATTATGCGAACGGGGCTGGATTCTGATGCAGTGGTCTGGAGTTCCCTATGTGATATGTATGGGAAATGTGGGAGTATAGATGAAGCTCGTCACATTTTTGATAAGACTTCGGATAGGGATGTTGTTTCTTGGACAGCTATGATTGATAGATACTTTGAGGTTGGAAGGAAGGAGGAGGGATTTGCATTGTTCTCAGATTTGTTAAAATCGGGCATTAGGCCTAATGAGTACACATTTTCTGGGGTTTTAAATGCATGTGCAGATCAAACAGAAGAGGAGCTTGGCAAGCAGGTTCATGGCTACATGACGCGGATTGGGTTTGACCCATTTTCATTTGCTGCAAGTGCTCTTGTTCATATGTACTCAAAGTGTGGGAACATTGAGAATGCAAAGAAAGTCTTCCATGGGATGCCTCATCCAGATTTAGTTTCATGGACTTCCTTGATCAATGGACATGCTCAAAATGGTCAACCCTACGACGCTCTTCAGTTATTTGAGTCTCTCCTCAAATCAGGAACGGAGCCTGACCACGTCACATTTGTTGGGGTTCTTTCAGCTTGCACTCATGCTGGATTAGTTGAAAAAGGGCTTGAATATTTCCATTCAATTAAAAAGAAACATAGGTTAACACATACGGCAGATCATTATGCTTGTGTGATTGACCTGTTGAGCCGATCTGGCAGATTTAAAGAAGCTGAGGACATGATTAATCAAATGCCCATGAAACCTGATAAATTTTTGTGGGCTTCCTTGCTTGGCGGTTGTAGAATTCATGGAAATCTTGAACTGGCTAAACGAGCTGCGGAAGCTTTATTTGAAATAGAGCCTGGAAATGCGGCTACATATGTAACTCTAGCTAACATCTGTGCCACTGCTGGTAAATGGGACGAAGTGGAAAAAATCAGGAGGTCTATGGATGACAGAATGGTGGTGAAAAAACCAGGTTTAAGTTGGATTGAGATCAAGCGAAAGGTCCACGTGTTTTTAGTGGGAGACTCATCCCATCCAAAATCAAAGGAAATACATGACTTTTTGGGAGAGCTTTCAAAGAGAATGAAGGAAGAAGGGTATGTTCCCCATACAGTTTATGTGCTTCATGATGTGGAAGAGGAGCAAAAGGAGCAAAACCTCTCCTATCACAGTGAGAAGCTTGCAGTTGCATTTGGAATAATTGCTACTCCACCAGGGACACCAATAAAGGTTTTTAAGAATTTGAGAACTTGTGTTGACTGCCATACAGCCATCAAATTTATATCCAAGATTGCAGAGAGGAAGATAATTGTGAGGGATTCACATCGATTCCATTATTTTGAAGCTGGGATCTGTTCCTGTAAAGACTATTGGTGA
- the LOC127804566 gene encoding cyclin-dependent kinase F-4-like, with the protein MERYKAINEVGEGTFGTVWRAINKQTGETVAIKKLKREYHTWEECINTREVKSLRRMTHPNIVKLKEVIKENNTLYFVFEYMECNLYQLMKDRARLFSEAEIRNWCFQVLKGLAYIHQQGYFHRDLKPENLLVSKDAIKIADFGLARENDSQPPFTEYVSTRWYRAPEVLLKSPTYSSAVDMWAMGAIMAELFTLRPLFPGSSEADEMYKICSVIGTPTESEWADGVKLASVIINYELPQMKGVHLSALVPTASEEAINLMTLLCSWDPSKRPTALEALQHPFFRSCFHKIPPSPRFKTKNCNLPKMAAGKQEHPPPPARI; encoded by the coding sequence ATGGAGAGGTACAAGGCAATTAATGAAGTTGGCGAGGGAACCTTTGGCACTGTTTGGCGAGCCATAAATAAGCAGACTGGCGAAACTGTTGCAATTAAGAAATTGAAGAGAGAATATCATACATGGGAGGAATGCATAAATACGAGAGAAGTCAAGTCATTGCGGAGAATGACGCATCCTAATATTGTGAAGCTGAAGGAAGTCATCAAGGAAAATAACACGCTGTATTTTGTGTTCGAATACATGGAGTGCAACCTATACCAACTCATGAAAGACAGGGCAAGGCTTTTCTCAGAGGCCGAAATCAGAAACTGGTGTTTCCAAGTGTTAAAgggtcttgcatacattcaccAGCAAGGATATTTTCATCGCGACCTGAAGCCAGAGAACTTGCTGGTCTCGAAAGATGCAATCAAGATTGCTGATTTTGGTCTTGCCCGCGAGAATGATTCACAGCCACCGTTCACAGAATACGTCTCAACGCGCTGGTATCGCGCCCCAGAAGTGCTGCTCAAGTCGCCAACTTATAGTTCTGCAGTTGATATGTGGGCAATGGGTGCAATAATGGCCGAGCTATTCACCCTACGGCCTCTTTTTCCAGGTTCAAGTGAAGCGGATGAGATGTACAAAATATGCAGCGTCATAGGCACGCCAACAGAGAGCGAGTGGGCCGATGGGGTGAAACTTGCAAGTGTTATTATTAACTACGAGCTGCCACAGATGAAAGGGGTCCATCTATCTGCATTGGTGCCAACCGCCAGTGAGGAAGCAATCAATCTTATGACGCTGCTCTGTTCCTGGGATCCTTCCAAGAGGCCGACAGCTTTAGAGGCCCTCCAGCATCCATTTTTCCGGAGCTGCTTTCACAAGATTCCACCGTCTCCCCGTTTCAAAACTAAGAATTGTAACCTTCCAAAGATGGCGGCTGGCAAGCAAGAACACCCACCCCCACCTGCAAGAATATAA
- the LOC127804564 gene encoding L-ascorbate oxidase homolog, with protein sequence MGRAAYLVVACLALLNVYLVQAEDAYRYYTWTVTYGTASPLGVPQQVILINRQFPGPRLDVVTNDNIIINVFNKLDEPFLLTWNGIKQRKNSWQDGVLGTNCPIPPNSNFTYKFQTKDQIGTYSYFPSTLMHRAAGGFGGLNVYARSVIPVPYPKPAEDFTLLIGDWYTANHKELRQYLDSGKSLPFPNGVLINGQTQSTFTGDQGKTYMFRISNVGLSTSFNFRIQGHKMKLVEVEGSHVIQNTYDSLDVHVGQSLSVLVTLDQTPKDYYIVGSTRFTKRVLTATAVLHYSNSHAPVSGPVPAGPTYQVHWSMKQARTLRWNLTSNAARPNPQGSFHYGKITTTRTLVLANSAPLINGKQRYAVNRVSYINSDTPLKLADYFNIPGIFSMDSIQGLPSEGPAFISTSVVPSSLHDFIEVVFQNNEKTIQSWHLDGYDFWVVGYGFGQWTNASRKAYNLVDALTRHTAQVYPNSWTAILVSLDNQGMWNIRSAMWPRQYLGQQFYLRVFNPIHSLKNEYNIPSNALLCGKAVGRHL encoded by the exons ATGGGAAGAGCAGCCTATTTGGTTGTTGCTTGTTTGGCTCTATTGAATGTATATCTGGTGCAAGCAGAGGATGCTTACAGATATTACACGTGGACTGTCACTTATGGAACGGCTTCTCCTCTGGGTGTCCCTCAACAG GTCATCCTCATCAACCGCCAATTTCCTGGTCCTAGACTTGATGTTGTCACCAATGACAACATCATCATCAATGTTTTTAACAAGCTAGATGAGCCCTTTCTCTTGACATG GAATGGAATAAAGCAGAGGAAGAATTCGTGGCAAGACGGTGTGCTAGGGACTAATTGCCCTATCCCGCCCAACTCGAACTTCACCTACAAGTTCCAAACAAAAGATCAGATTGGAACGTACTCATACTTCCCATCAACCCTCATGCACAGAGCTGCAGGAGGGTTTGGAGGGCTAAATGTCTATGCAAGATCTGTGATCCCTGTACCATATCCTAAACCCGCTGAGGATTTCACTTTACTTATTGGTGATTGGTACACTGCCAATCATAAG GAGTTACGCCAGTATTTGGATTCAGGGAAATCTCTTCCCTTTCCTAATGGCGTTCTCATAAACGGGCAAACTCAATCCACCTTTACTGGTGATCAAG GCAAAACTTACATGTTCAGGATTTCAAATGTGGGATTGTCAACCTCCTTCAACTTTAGGATTCAGGGCCACAAGATGAAGCTAGTTGAGGTTGAAGGATCTCATGTTATTCAGAACACATATGATTCTCTAGATGTTCATGTTGGCCAATCGTTGTCAGTCCTAGTTACGCTGGATCAGACTCCGAAAGACTATTATATTGTTGGATCTACTCGTTTTACAAAGCGTGTTCTCACAGCTACGGCAGTGCTACACTACTCAAATTCTCACGCCCCAGTTTCTGGACCTGTGCCTGCTGGTCCGACTTACCAAGTACACTGGTCTATGAAGCAAGCCAGAACCCTGAG GTGGAACTTGACATCAAATGCAGCCAGGCCCAACCCCCAGGGATCATTCCATTATGGAAAGATTACAACAACAAGGACACTTGTGCTGGCCAATTCAGCACCCCTAATCAATGGGAAACAACGATATGCTGTTAACAGGGTCTCCTACATTAATTCAGATACCCCTCTGAAGCTTGCTGATTACTTTAACATCCCTGGGATCTTCAGCATGGACTCCATCCAAGGCCTTCCCTCTGAAGGCCCGGCTTTCATATCCACATCTGTTGTTCCCTCCTCCCTCCATGACTTTATCGAAGTTGTATtccaaaacaatgaaaaaaCCATTCAATCTTGGCATCTTGATGGCTATGATTTTTGGGTTGTGGG TTATGGCTTCGGACAGTGGACTAACGCCAGCAGAAAGGCCTACAATCTAGTCGATGCTCTTACAAGACATACTGCACAG GTATACCCGAACTCTTGGACTGCCATATTGGTCTCCTTGGACAATCAGGGCATGTGGAATATCAGGTCTGCAATGTGGCCAAGGCAATATCTAGGACAGCAATTCTATCTGAGAGTCTTCAACCCAATCCACAGCCTTAAAAACGAATACAACATTCCTTCTAATGCTCTTCTTTGTGGCAAAGCTGTTGGTCGGCACCTTTGA